In a single window of the Bactrocera dorsalis isolate Fly_Bdor chromosome 2, ASM2337382v1, whole genome shotgun sequence genome:
- the LOC105230962 gene encoding single-stranded DNA-binding protein 3, with protein MYGKAKTSSVPSDAQAREKLALYVYEYLLHVGAQKAAQTFLSEIRWEKNITLGEPPGFLHTWWCVFWDLYCAAPERRDQCDHSSEAKAFHDYGFVSSGYGVNGIGPGGPHSAGGPAPSPLGQMPPGSEGPMGPGGPMGPNFFPNSTMRPSPPTHASSPQPPPSQMMPGQPPFMGGPRYPGGPRPGVRMQGMGNEFNGPPGQPMMPNSMDPTRPGGMGPMNPRMNPPRGPGGMGPMGYGGPGGMRGPAPGPGGMPPGMGMGAGGRPPQWQPNATAPMNAYSSSSPGNYGPGPGSNGPPGPGTPIMPSPQDNTQAGPGGPGDNMYSIMKPEFPMGGGPDGGGGGPGGMGPMGGGPNSMGPVLNGGGGDGTGLDGMKNSPANGGPGTPREDSGSGMGDYNLGGFGGPGENDQNESAAILKIKESMHEEAKRFEKDSEHPDYFMQ; from the coding sequence ATGTATGGAAAGGCGAAGACATCGTCAGTGCCATCAGATGCACAGGCACGTGAAAAATTGGCACTATATGTTTATGAATACCTGTTACACGTTGGCGCCCAGAAAGCAGCTCAAACATTTTTATCGGAAATTCGGTGGGAGAAAAACATTACGTTAGGTGAGCCACCTGGGTTCCTACACACATGGTGGTGCGTGTTTTGGGATCTCTACTGCGCCGCGCCAGAACGGCGAGATCAATGTGACCATTCATCAGAAGCCAAGGCCTTCCATGACTATGGTTTTGTTAGTTCCGGTTACGGAGTAAATGGAATTGGTCCCGGAGGACCGCATAGTGCTGGTGGTCCAGCTCCTAGTCCACTGGGTCAAATGCCACCAGGTAGTGAAGGTCCGATGGGGCCAGGTGGTCCAATGGGtcctaatttttttccaaattctaCAATGCGACCCTCACCACCGACTCATGCGTCGAGTCCCCAACCACCACCATCACAAATGATGCCGGGTCAACCGCCATTTATGGGCGGTCCGCGATATCCTGGAGGACCTCGTCCTGGTGTACGTATGCAGGGCATGGGCAATGAATTTAACGGTCCTCCTGGTCAACCCATGATGCCGAATAGTATGGATCCAACGAGACCTGGAGGTATGGGTCCAATGAATCCGCGTATGAATCCTCCTCGTGGACCAGGTGGAATGGGTCCTATGGGGTACGGTGGGCCTGGAGGCATGCGAGGCCCTGCTCCAGGACCGGGTGGAATGCCACCTGGTATGGGTATGGGAGCGGGTGGACGACCGCCACAGTGGCAACCAAACGCTACAGCACCAATGAACGCTTATTCATCATCTTCGCCAGGGAACTATGGCCCTGGACCTGGTTCGAATGGACCACCTGGTCCAGGAACGCCGATTATGCCATCACCCCAAGATAATACCCAAGCTGGTCCAGGCGGTCCAGGCGATAATATGTACTCGATAATGAAACCTGAATTTCCAATGGGTGGTGGACCCGATGGCGGTGGAGGAGGTCCGGGTGGTATGGGTCCTATGGGCGGGGGACCTAATTCAATGGGTCCTGTACTTAATGGTGGCGGTGGAGATGGTACCGGATTAGATGGCATGAAAAATTCGCCAGCAAATGGAGGTCCGGGAACGCCTCGTGAAGATTCTGGAAGTGGAATGGGAGATTACAATTTGGGAGGATTCGGCGGTCCAGGGGAAAATGATCAAAATGAATCAGCAGCTATActaaaaataaaggaaagtaTGCATGAAGAGGCCAAAAGGTTTGAAAAAGATTCGGAACACCCGGACTATTTTATGCAATAA
- the LOC105230982 gene encoding uncharacterized protein LOC105230982: protein MAPWNWRNPCTSAVSDSDESSQTPPPTRKRAKNENFISAFRTKSIEKSGRCAQSNTDNSSNQNQQIKATKSATPVLFSTNRGLYLRVPKSMSKSCVGNNDECLHECVTSTSTTDITDATLSSYGGFDLSLPSTSGDEIRFCDLERWSTNRANTICLEDTFIVTRHNDSLPDPIDLPANNNNISTNKIHRSGSIFCVPSGSRHALVMPHRNVRQRSTSIQSTFERFGVH, encoded by the exons aTGGCACCTTGGAATTGGAGAAACCCTTGTACATCAGCAGTATCCGACAGTGATGAATCTTCACAAACACCACCCCCTACACGAAAACgtgcaaaaaatgaaaacttcaTAAGTGCTTTTCGAACTAAGAGTATTGAAAAATCTGGTAGATGCGCTCAATCTAACACCGACAACAGCAGTAatcaaaatcaacaaataaaagcaacaaaatctGCAACACCTGTTCTATTTTCCACTAATCGGGGATTGTATTTACGTGTTCCTAAGTCCATGTCTAAATCGTGTGTAGGCAATAACGATGAATGTTTACATGAATGTGTAACTAGTACTTCAACAACCGACATAACAGATGCCACTTTGTCAAGCTATGGTGGGTTTGACTTATCATTGCCCTCCACTAGTGGCGACGAAATACGTTTTTGTGATTTGGAGCGTTGG agtacAAATCGTGCCAACACTATCTGCCTGGAGGATACGTTCATAGTGACGCGACACAACGATAGTTTGCCCGATCCAATTGATCTGCCGGcgaataataacaatatttcaaCCAATAAAATTCACCGCAGTGGAAGCATATTTTGCGTACCGAGCGGCAGCCGGCACGCTCTAGTAATGCCACATAGAAACGTCCGCCAACGAAGCACAAGTATTCAAAGTACTTTTGAACGTTTCGGGGTACATTAA
- the LOC105230964 gene encoding mediator of RNA polymerase II transcription subunit 17 produces MNITNGVNVSVETTCENQIQEITYDGTEIYQPPPTLSETLTRCAARIDFSKTSLDDLKKEDKSAEDDVKDSSQFQPSLWPWDSVRNKLNDALTEICVLSDVISIAKDKRYLVLDPVPEDPDEIKPIVQVYSRKKALGQAAQVLLSGAERLRNSHSEQRNRNVTDFHIELLRLRQNWRLKKVSNAIIGDLSYRTAGSKYGMSGTFEVTKAEDLTDEEAASGTTGSGNNGLPTQSPKTTSSLRVIVPAELQGVAYIKVITQKDQEDLCTANVNLMGHGPNITQQAGVWQKTLEFAQNVLFCKELFSQLAREAIQLQAPIPHVVIGNQIRATLLPGIQLIISLCHSTTFDSSQPGPINDHDHVLEHSLHQLLREVHHKNSHHPFPHPTSGPLGPSKKRMLAGPKAADRESLLEMTKSQTILEQIIAQAQHIFMRKRTQYVLDTLARDVKDPQIVSHWNAMNSPIMSCVKINIVTHGYDTINRTSLVIHVKERSLKCICRDGRVMHLSYEPQELRDLILCQINSHQISCLLNLARCMAWTVLSNSNNLGIGKVEPLGNASSCLLASPNGDRMIAVQIRCDPQIDVKVYIARSPRPDFIPNPLVPEKFWENLGGHFKEVRFDKIEGKSFLNKMEFLMAALTSNSV; encoded by the exons ATGAATATAACAAACGGTGTAAACGTTTCTGTTGAAACAACGTGTGAAAATCAAATTCAGGAAATAACATACGATGGCACGGAAATCTACCAACC ACCTCCAACTTTATCCGAAACACTAACCCGCTGTGCTGCTCGAATAGATTTTAGTAAAACATCTTTAGATGACCTAAAGAAGGAGGATAAATCCGCTGAGGATGACGTTAAAGATTCATCTCAGTTTCAACCAAGTCTGTGGCCATGGGACTCGGTACGCAATAAGCTGAATGATGCTTTAACAGAAATTTGCGTACTTTCTGACGTAATTTCAATAGCTAAGGATAAACGTTATTTAGTTTTGGACCCAGTACCAGAAGATCCTGATGAGATAAAACCTATAGTGCAAGTTTATAGTCGAAAAAAAGCTTTGGGTCAAGCAGCACAGGTTCTTTTGAGTGGGGCAGAAAGACTGAGGAACTCGCACAGCGAGCAACGTAACCGTAATGTGACAGACTTTCATATTGAATTATTACGATTACGACAGAATTGGcgactgaaaaaagtttcaaatgCGATTATTGGCGACTTAAGTTATCGCACAGCTGGATCAAAATACGGAATGAGCGGTACATTTGAAGTAACTAAAGCGGAAGATTTAACTGACGAGGAAGCGGCATCAGGTACCACTGGTAGCGGAAATAATGGCTTACCAACTCAATCGCCGAAAACTACATCCTCATTGCGCGTGATTGTACCAGCAGAGTTACAAGGAGTAGCATATATAAAAGTTATAACTCAGAAAGACCAGGAAGATTTATGCACGGCCAATGTTAATTTAATGGGTCATGGACCCAACATAACACAACAG gcCGGTGTTTGGCAGAAGACCTTGGAATTCGCACAGAATGTACTTTTTTGTAAGGAACTTTTCAGTCAACTTGCTCGAGAAGCAATTCAATTACAGGCTCCAATACCACATGTTGTAATTGGTAATCAAATCCGTGCAACTTTACTGCCGGGCATTCAGCTTATTATTTCCCTTTGTCATTCTACAACTTTTGATTCGAGTCAACCTGGACCTATTAACGATCATGATCATGTACTTGAACACTCATTACATCAACTTTTACGTGAAGTGCATCACAAGAATTCACATCATCCCTTTCCTCACCCTACCAGCGGACCATTGGGGCCCAGTAAGAAACGTATGCTTGCTGGCCCAAAAGCGGCAGACCGTGAAAGTTTACTAGAGATGACAAAATCACAGACAATACTAGAACAAATAATTGCCCAAGCTCAGCATATATTTATGCGAAAGCGCACACAATACGTTTTGGACACATTAGCTAGAGATGTGAAGGACCCTCAGATTGTGTCGCATTGGAATGCGATGAACAGTCCTATAATGTCGtgtgtgaaaattaatattgtaaCACATGG ataCGACACAATAAATCGGACGTCGTTAGTAATACACGTTAAAGAGCGATCTCTCAAATGCATTTGCCGCGATGGTCGGGTAATGCATCTTTCATACGAACCGCAAGAGTTGCGTGATCTCATCTTGTGTCAGATCAATTCACATCAAATATCGTGTCTTCTGAATTTGGCTCGATGTATGGCTTGGACGGTATTATCGAACAGTAACAATCTCGGAATTGGTAAGGTTGAACCACTAGGCAATGCCAGTTCATGTTTGTTGGCGTCACCAAATGGAGATCGCATGATTGCGGTACAAATACGTTGTGACCCGCAAATCGATGTTAAAGTTTATATTGCTCGTAGTCCACGTCCAGATTTTATACCCAATCCGCTGGTACCAGAAAAATTCTGGGAAAATTTGGGTGGACATTTTAAAGAA GTCCGCTTTGATAAAATCGAAGGCAAAAGTTTCCTCAATAAAATGGAGTTTTTAATGGCCGCTCTTACTAGTAATTCAGTCTAA
- the LOC105230967 gene encoding RNA-binding protein 42, with protein sequence MATKRRYIEDELSRFEAEISKQTSQPARNLFVPSQVRPIIAANTYNQVQQKLQQHPHTTTISSTVHVTPRVTVAPPVIPPPTFMSTFVPTQVNNTAGQLKAVAPSPSGITATPVVVSSAPKLYQSRQSVNVPATPHIDINAIQFDVTQKLKKLKAEKSGPNPIAEEAIKAARASSALQSFQTTERKKKDRKTIRVAGGTVWEDSSLADWPDDDFRIFCGDLGNDVNDEVLTRTFNKYPSFQRARVIRDKRTGKSKGFGFVSFREPADFIRAMKEMDGRYVGSRPIKLRKSTWKQRSLDIVKKKEREKQQLLQSFNS encoded by the coding sequence atggctACGAAACGTAGATATATTGAGGATGAGCTTTCGCGATTCGAGGCGGAAATATCTAAACAAACTTCTCAGCCTGCAAGAAATTTATTCGTTCCTTCCCAAGTAAGGCCTATAATTGCAGCAAACACGTACAACCAGGTTCAGCAAAAGTTGCAACAACATCCGCACACGACAACAATATCTTCGACGGTGCATGTTACTCCACGAGTAACTGTTGCCCCGCCAGTGATTCCACCACCAACATTTATGTCCACTTTTGTACCTACTCAAGTAAACAATACTGCTGGACAATTGAAAGCTGTAGCACCGTCACCTTCTGGTATTACAGCGACGCCTGTTGTGGTTAGTAGTGCTCCAAAATTATACCAAAGTAGACAATCGGTGAATGTTCCTGCTACACCGCATATCGACATAAATGCCATACAATTTGATGTtactcaaaaattaaaaaagctaaAAGCTGAGAAATCTGGTCCAAATCCTATTGCAGAGGAAGCAATTAAAGCTGCTAGAGCCTCGTCAGCTTTGCAATCATTTCAAACAACAGAGAGGAAAAAGAAGGATCGTAAGACTATACGAGTAGCGGGTGGAACAGTCTGGGAGGACTCTTCATTAGCAGATTGGCCTGATGATGATTTTCGCATATTTTGTGGTGATTTGGGTAATGATGTAAATGACGAAGTTTTAACCCGAACATTTAATAAGTATCCGTCTTTTCAACGAGCACGCGTTATCCGTGATAAACGGACTGGAAAAAGCAAGGGTTTCGGCTTTGTAAGTTTTCGGGAGCCAGCAGATTTTATACGTGCGATGAAAGAAATGGATGGTCGTTATGTCGGAAGTAGACCAATAAAACTACGTAAAAGTACATGGAAACAACGCAGTTTGGACATAGTCAAGAAGAAGGAACGTGAAAAACAGCAGCTGTTACAATCCttcaattcataa
- the LOC105230965 gene encoding phospholipid phosphatase 5 isoform X2, with amino-acid sequence MDSEIKSPDLRSSSSSETELRKRTQTLANQSKNLHFKANTIEYNERQHQQRNGYKENEYYLMLTQTPPIKTPTTITSAETTSKTAAVLMNSNLNVDITMNRRFSESSADELYRGEKSTKRATLNKIMDYKNLDNTNNTNAQHYNRGKCPRFSNNDDDEGEGCCCFDGGKGKKRLSDAIDIGIRVMLVFIFISLETTKPFKRKVHPEEMWLYKNPRTPDIVSAQTLILSVIFGPLFVTMFHLWLTGDRRDFRAASWVWTLALGLNGFATSLLKITVGRHRPDFFYRCFPNGIVVINNATDSNGSLDYYNCTGDLREISEGRKSFPSGHASFSFVGLGFIAIYIAAKLHAMSARGRGQSWRLCVSILPLILAALIAVSRTCDYHHHWEDVVAGSLIGLFCTYAVYRQYYPSVYSIHCHRPYLRTCERLTHNYNQLNPQSKTPEYLSSNEKITEVNDRADDERRPLI; translated from the exons ATGGATAGCGAGATAAAAAGTCCTGACTTACGTTCGAGTTCCTCTTCAGAAACCGAGTTGCGCAAACGTACTCAAACGCTGGCAAATCAGtctaaaaatttgcattttaaagcaaatactaTTGAATACAATGAGAGACAACATCAACAACGAAATGGTTACAAGGAAAACGAATATTATCTGATG CTTACTCAAACGCCTCCGATAAAAACACCAACCACAATTACGTCAGCAGAAACGACAAGTAAAACAGCCGCAGTATTAatgaactcaaatctgaatgtTGATATCACTATGAATCGCCGTTTCAGTGAAAGTTCGGCAGATGAATTGTACAGAGGTGAAAAATCAACTAAGCGAGctactttaaataaaatcatgGACTATAAGAATTTGGATAATACTAATAACACCAACGCTCAGCACTATAATAGAGGAAAATGTCCGCGATTCTCTAACAATGACGATGATGAGGGAGAGGGCTGCTGTTGTTTTGATGGGGGCAAGGGAAAAAAACGCTTAAGTGACGCTATCGATATCGGAATACGTGTTATgctagtatttatttttat atCGCTGGAAACAACAAAGCCATTCAAACGAAAAGTTCATCCTGAAGAGATGTGGTTGTACAAAAATCCTCGCACCCCAGATATAGTTTCAGCTCAGACACTAATATTATCTGTGATATTTGGTCCATTATTTGTAACCATGTTTCATTTGTGGCTGACGGGAGATCGGCGTGATTTTCGCGCAGCAAGCTGGGTTTGGACTTTAGCACTTGGATTAAATGGTTTTGCAACAAGTTTGTTGAAAATAACAGTCGGGCGTCATAGACCTGATTTCTTTTACCGCTGCTTTCCTAATGGTATTGTAGTAATCAACAACGCCACCGATTCAAATGGTTCGCTCGACTATTATAATTGCACAGGTGACTTACGCGAAATAAGTGAGGGTCGTAAGAGTTTCCCCAGCGGTCATGCTTCAT ttTCTTTTGTTGGTTTAGGCTTCATCGCTATTTATATAGCCGCCAAATTACATGCAATGAGTGCTCGTGGTCGCGGTCAATCCTGGCGTTTATGCGTTTCAATTTTGCCGTTGATTTTAGCAGCTTTGATAGCAGTTAGTCGAACTTGCGATTATCATCACCATTGGGAGGATGTTGTTGCCGGTAGTTTAATTGGATTATTTTGTACTTATGCAGTTTATAGACAATATTATCCGTCGGTATACTCAATTCATTGTCATCGCCCCTATTTACGAACATGTGAAAGATTGACACATAATTATAATCAGTTGAATCCACAATCAAAGACACCTGAGTATTtatcttcaaatgaaaaaatcacCGAAGTGAACGATCGTGCCGATGATGAACGCCGCCCACTTATTTGA
- the LOC105230965 gene encoding phospholipid phosphatase 5 isoform X1, protein MKSVLIMDSEIKSPDLRSSSSSETELRKRTQTLANQSKNLHFKANTIEYNERQHQQRNGYKENEYYLMLTQTPPIKTPTTITSAETTSKTAAVLMNSNLNVDITMNRRFSESSADELYRGEKSTKRATLNKIMDYKNLDNTNNTNAQHYNRGKCPRFSNNDDDEGEGCCCFDGGKGKKRLSDAIDIGIRVMLVFIFISLETTKPFKRKVHPEEMWLYKNPRTPDIVSAQTLILSVIFGPLFVTMFHLWLTGDRRDFRAASWVWTLALGLNGFATSLLKITVGRHRPDFFYRCFPNGIVVINNATDSNGSLDYYNCTGDLREISEGRKSFPSGHASFSFVGLGFIAIYIAAKLHAMSARGRGQSWRLCVSILPLILAALIAVSRTCDYHHHWEDVVAGSLIGLFCTYAVYRQYYPSVYSIHCHRPYLRTCERLTHNYNQLNPQSKTPEYLSSNEKITEVNDRADDERRPLI, encoded by the exons A tGAAAAGTGTACTGATAATGGATAGCGAGATAAAAAGTCCTGACTTACGTTCGAGTTCCTCTTCAGAAACCGAGTTGCGCAAACGTACTCAAACGCTGGCAAATCAGtctaaaaatttgcattttaaagcaaatactaTTGAATACAATGAGAGACAACATCAACAACGAAATGGTTACAAGGAAAACGAATATTATCTGATG CTTACTCAAACGCCTCCGATAAAAACACCAACCACAATTACGTCAGCAGAAACGACAAGTAAAACAGCCGCAGTATTAatgaactcaaatctgaatgtTGATATCACTATGAATCGCCGTTTCAGTGAAAGTTCGGCAGATGAATTGTACAGAGGTGAAAAATCAACTAAGCGAGctactttaaataaaatcatgGACTATAAGAATTTGGATAATACTAATAACACCAACGCTCAGCACTATAATAGAGGAAAATGTCCGCGATTCTCTAACAATGACGATGATGAGGGAGAGGGCTGCTGTTGTTTTGATGGGGGCAAGGGAAAAAAACGCTTAAGTGACGCTATCGATATCGGAATACGTGTTATgctagtatttatttttat atCGCTGGAAACAACAAAGCCATTCAAACGAAAAGTTCATCCTGAAGAGATGTGGTTGTACAAAAATCCTCGCACCCCAGATATAGTTTCAGCTCAGACACTAATATTATCTGTGATATTTGGTCCATTATTTGTAACCATGTTTCATTTGTGGCTGACGGGAGATCGGCGTGATTTTCGCGCAGCAAGCTGGGTTTGGACTTTAGCACTTGGATTAAATGGTTTTGCAACAAGTTTGTTGAAAATAACAGTCGGGCGTCATAGACCTGATTTCTTTTACCGCTGCTTTCCTAATGGTATTGTAGTAATCAACAACGCCACCGATTCAAATGGTTCGCTCGACTATTATAATTGCACAGGTGACTTACGCGAAATAAGTGAGGGTCGTAAGAGTTTCCCCAGCGGTCATGCTTCAT ttTCTTTTGTTGGTTTAGGCTTCATCGCTATTTATATAGCCGCCAAATTACATGCAATGAGTGCTCGTGGTCGCGGTCAATCCTGGCGTTTATGCGTTTCAATTTTGCCGTTGATTTTAGCAGCTTTGATAGCAGTTAGTCGAACTTGCGATTATCATCACCATTGGGAGGATGTTGTTGCCGGTAGTTTAATTGGATTATTTTGTACTTATGCAGTTTATAGACAATATTATCCGTCGGTATACTCAATTCATTGTCATCGCCCCTATTTACGAACATGTGAAAGATTGACACATAATTATAATCAGTTGAATCCACAATCAAAGACACCTGAGTATTtatcttcaaatgaaaaaatcacCGAAGTGAACGATCGTGCCGATGATGAACGCCGCCCACTTATTTGA
- the Cc115 gene encoding uncharacterized protein Cc115, translated as MPSKKEEIGNLLDLLYLEMLDLIEQYATSRVNIEKLMNSGQLMLAKTRYLKGSQTISSAQIPTENSNTFNALCVLEEQKNDTKISSVEYSLMRRNVDKDKEFVEPMHWFTLLPPSSLRTASDHFKKCLELVLESANVQRELLAVMDHIDRLKQHCKAL; from the exons atgcCTTCGAAGAAAGAAGAAATTGGAAATTTACTTGACCTGCTATACTTAGAAATGTTGGATTTGATAGAACAATACGCAACGAGCAGagtgaatatagaaaaattaatgaacagTGGACAGTTGATGTTAGCCAAAACACGGTACCTTAAAGGATCACAAACTATTAGTTCGGCACAAATTCCGACCGAGAATAGTAATACATTTAATGCACTTTGTGTATTGGAGGAGCAAAAAAATGACACAAAAATATCAAGTGTGGAATACAGTCTGAT GAGACGTAACGTCGACAAAGATAAAGAATTCGTCGAACCGATGCATTGGTTCACTTTACTACCACCCAGTAGCTTGCGAACCGCATCTGATCActtcaaaaaatgtttagaattaGTATTGGAAAGCGCGAATGTACAACGAGAACTTCTTGCAGTAATGGATCATATTGATAGACTTAAACAACATTGCAAAGCATTATGA
- the LOC105230969 gene encoding acylpyruvase FAHD1, mitochondrial isoform X2 yields MLIRMLSCFEYSWKDIVRSRNVAVPAEPLLFLKPTSSYITEGNPIVIPKVFTKVAHEVELGVIIGKQCKNVKKEEAFNYISGYCLALDMTAQCNLALARQNGHPWSLGKGFDTSTPVSGFISTNDIKDPHKVSLWLKVNGQLRQQGNTEDLIFKVDDLIAYSSKYMTLEPNDLILTGTPDGALPVKAGDVIEAGIGDNLRIVFEVKDEV; encoded by the exons ATGTTGATAAGGATGTTATCTTGCTTCGAGTATAGCTGGAA GGATATTGTACGCTCCCGAAACGTTGCGGTGCCAGCAGAACCACTTTTATTCCTTAAACCAACATCATCCTACATAACCGAAGGCAATCCAATTGTT ATTCCCAAAGTGTTTACAAAAGTCGCGCATGAAGTTGAGTTAGGCGTCATAATTGGAAAACAATGTAAGAatgttaaaaaagaagaagcgtTCAACTACATAAGTGGTTATTGCCTAGCACTTGATATGACTGCGCAATGTAATTTGGCATTAGCACGACAAAATGGTCATCCATGGAGCTTAGGTAAAGGTTTTGACACTTCAACTCCTGTTTCGGGATTTATATCTACGAACGACATCAAAGATCCCCATAAAGTTTCACTATGGTTAAAAGTGAATGGACAGCTACGTCAACAAGGCAATACTGAAgatctaatttttaaagtaGACGACCTTATAGCTTACTCTTCAAAGTATATGACGCTTGAACCAAACGATCTTATTCTCACCGGCACGCCAGACGGTGCGTTGCCCGTAAAAGCTGGTGACGTAATTGAGGCTGGTATTGGTGATAACTTAAGGATTGTGTTTGAGGTTAAAGACGAAGTTTAG
- the LOC105230969 gene encoding acylpyruvase FAHD1, mitochondrial isoform X1, whose product MNLVSSFRVTAGIAYQKMALSSSASEKYDFVRKSRKILGAALNYMDIVRSRNVAVPAEPLLFLKPTSSYITEGNPIVIPKVFTKVAHEVELGVIIGKQCKNVKKEEAFNYISGYCLALDMTAQCNLALARQNGHPWSLGKGFDTSTPVSGFISTNDIKDPHKVSLWLKVNGQLRQQGNTEDLIFKVDDLIAYSSKYMTLEPNDLILTGTPDGALPVKAGDVIEAGIGDNLRIVFEVKDEV is encoded by the exons ATGAATTTAGTTAGTTCATTTCGTGTTACCGCGGGTATAGCATATCAAAAAATGGCATTATCTTCAAGCGCATCCGAAAAATATGACTTTGTTAGGAAAAGTAGAAAAATTCTTGGTGCAGCACTTAATTATAT GGATATTGTACGCTCCCGAAACGTTGCGGTGCCAGCAGAACCACTTTTATTCCTTAAACCAACATCATCCTACATAACCGAAGGCAATCCAATTGTT ATTCCCAAAGTGTTTACAAAAGTCGCGCATGAAGTTGAGTTAGGCGTCATAATTGGAAAACAATGTAAGAatgttaaaaaagaagaagcgtTCAACTACATAAGTGGTTATTGCCTAGCACTTGATATGACTGCGCAATGTAATTTGGCATTAGCACGACAAAATGGTCATCCATGGAGCTTAGGTAAAGGTTTTGACACTTCAACTCCTGTTTCGGGATTTATATCTACGAACGACATCAAAGATCCCCATAAAGTTTCACTATGGTTAAAAGTGAATGGACAGCTACGTCAACAAGGCAATACTGAAgatctaatttttaaagtaGACGACCTTATAGCTTACTCTTCAAAGTATATGACGCTTGAACCAAACGATCTTATTCTCACCGGCACGCCAGACGGTGCGTTGCCCGTAAAAGCTGGTGACGTAATTGAGGCTGGTATTGGTGATAACTTAAGGATTGTGTTTGAGGTTAAAGACGAAGTTTAG